DNA sequence from the Cucurbita pepo subsp. pepo cultivar mu-cu-16 chromosome LG06, ASM280686v2, whole genome shotgun sequence genome:
AGAATCAAATAATGAAACGCTATAAAAGGATACCATCCAAGTGTTGGATGGTGAAAATCTCAcctccgctaatttagggaatgattatgagtttataaacaaagaatactctctccatttaGTATGAGATCTTTTGATGAAGCtcaaagtaaagtcatgagagtttatgctcaaggtggacaatatcatatcattgtggtgtggagagtcgtatttATCTAACACCAAGTTCTATTCGTCATTTTTAACCTTTCCATCTTTATTGCATTCTTCCGGTGTTAATTTATCAATATATAACCCAACAAATAGATAAGATTAAGATAcacattaaaaagaaacaatatgcATAATATTACTATACTTCAATTATGGAATTAGTAATAAATAGATGGAACAATTCATACGCTAACATGCGGGCCgccattttattttcaagtttttttctAGAAACGAACGATCAACAATCGATAAAGAAAGGCATCGTGGGAGGCGGCGGGGCGGTAAAATCATACAACATAGCCTTCACTCAACATGTACTTGACAAATTCATCGATCTCCTCCTCGCCAAGCTTTCCATCTATGTTCCGATCGGCGTGACAGAGAGCCTCGTAGGCAAGATGGATTGGAAATTTAGCGTCGAGTTGCTTCAATGCGTTCTTGATCTCGAACAATCCCAACCCGCCGTCTTCATTCGTATCCATTTGGTGGAAGATCTCTTTTAGTTCCTTCGCTGAGTAGGCGCTCTTTGGATTCATTTTTGGACGGAAAAACGACATAGTTCTATAGTCGATTGGCTCCCGCTagagttttgatttttgttgacGATTGAAGTGGAGAAAAAGAGGATTTATATAGAAAACTGACAATCAATGGCGGTGGCTTTAGCCATTAGAGCTGCCATCGATGACGCGAGAGGATTAGAATTTAGATGCGGAGTTATCTTGTCTACTCCTCCAATGGGATTGGTATGCGTTTTTTATTCGGGTCCCTACCTCAAAAGTTGAATTGAAGAGCTTCCATCTCTATTAGAAATCacgatttaaataatttttcacatCTTGAAATTTGAACGGTTCTCAACtatgaatattttctttttctaaagtaGGGGAGGCTTCACCACCTCTCTTTCCACGAGgcaaagaatattttttttttagtggtgAAGTTGGCCACTAGTCTAGGCTAATTATTCTGTCCTCtagatataattaaaatgatgacaaatttataaaatttagggtttgaagttctttaacataattattaaatatatgttaatttttatttatgaaatataatttttgtgaaaatattatgaagtaacaaaaattttaattttttttttgggtttatttcttaaaacaatGGACTTTAATTGTGTTGTAgcaatttcaaagaaataaagaatacCAAAAGAGGATAAACTTTTGGCATAAAAGAATGTATGGAATAAAGCAAAAGATATAAGATAGTTGCATGAAAGTGATCAAATTTTTCTCGGCAAAGTTAATCATTCAAACAAagtaaataatgtaataacatatttttaatataaagtttcaaaaataaattaggatACTTGGTAACttagaaactaaaataaaataaattttaaatgtgaaattataagtttggtcataaccttttaaaattgtatattCTATAGTTTTagtattatgtttttttcttcttctttataatATGTTATTAATGGATGctatcaatttaaataattgttcataatatatttataaataatcaaaataattgtaattagTTAACTAGTAAATAATAGATTGAATATAAactattaatataattattattgtataacatcatataatatatatatatatattattataattttgtattttaaaatttcaaatatattttttttacttactCTATTTagattattgaaatttaaaacaattttcacAGAAACTCAGCCAAAAAggctaatttaattttgattttgggtcAGATTTTGTCAATAAACCATAAATTTGGGACATAATAAAAACCCAGAGCCACGCAAGAGTCGGGGTTTCTCGTGGCCATGGAGACCCCAAAACCCTACCCGCAATCGAATCTTTTGCTCTCcgtttcttctttcattcacCATCACTGTACCAGATTCGGAGCTGAGCTTTCCAATCGTCTCGAAGAGACTAAACGCTTTGCCGGAACCTTCGCCAAAAGATGGCCGGCGGAGGCTAATTGGCGATCCTTTCCTACACCAGCTTTCGCGTCCCTTGCGCAGCACACTAATGCCTTGGCTGCCACTCTTAGTTCAGACCAATTGGCTAAGTCTCTCATCGGCACGGCGGTCTACACGGTTAGCAATTCAAACAACGAGTTTGTGCTCATTTCTGATCCCAATGGTGTCAAGTCAATTGGGTTGCTGTGCTTCCGCAAGGAAGATGCCGAGACCTTTTTGGCTCAGGTATGTTCTGCACCTGTTTTTTCTCCACCTGTGAATAGTGAAGAATGTGGAAAACTTGTCGCGATCAGTTTTGTGCTGTTTTTTTGTGGAATTTGTGTATGATGATGCGgaaattttttttgcattGGAAGTAAGTTTACCGTTCTAATTCTTTCGTTAAAATCTGATGTTTTATCAATGATTCTGGAGAAGTGCGATGTTTATATTGcaatatgatatatgttatagTGAATTTCAGGTCCGATCGAGGAAAAAGGAACTAAGAAGTAATGCGAAGGTTGTCCCAATTAACCTTGACCAGGTACCTTGCTTGcatcatcaaattttttcttctcgaGCACCGATCATTTTCCTTGCTGtagttattttgtttttccccCTAATGTTCAACCGTGTAGTGGAATTCCGTAGTGAAAGTTATAGTGTGGGTGATTGGTAACTAAATCTGCAAGTTTTTACTAGTACGCCTGATTAATGGTATGAGACAATGAGAGGGGAGGTTTTACCCGATGAGGAAATCAGTTTTATAGTCATCTGGCTAGTGAAAATCTTCATCTCCGACACGTATGAATTTGAATGTTTCTTAATGTGGATGGAAGGGAGATTTCATATAAATCgaacaaataacaaataacTTTAATGCATACAGTTAAGATTTTGAATTCGATGGTGAGCAGAGAAtgtctagattttttttttgggggggggcttgaaatgaaaaatttgtaTGAGAGAAAACTCATTGAGAATTCAATTTGGTTTGCCATTTTCCGATGTATTGTGTAATatcaattgtttttttttttccttcctccacCCCTATTTTTGTACTtcgatatatttatttgtagtTTCTGTTCGCTTTTAATGATTCACAGGTATATATGTTGAAAGTAGAAGGTATTGCCTTCCGCTTTTTGCCAGATCCGGTTCagataaagaatgctttggaGGCAAGTTTTATTTGATCTTGTTGTCACTCTCATGGCTAGGATTGTTTATAGAGTATCACATGCTATgctatattttatattctttcattcgGCATCTAGATTTTCATTTCTATAGAAATAACAAGATTGATAAGAGATGCAAGGCTGATATTGGCTAGATACCAACTACAATAGCTTAATCTAGTGGTCAAGGGGCAAGTTGAAAAGGTAAATGATTATGGAGCTGGAGCTATAAGTTTAAATTGTGACACCGGAGTAAAATTGGGGTACATGATTGAACTGAGACtacaatcaaatcaaagagATTTTGAAGATAGGAGGGTTAAGAAtgacttaaaagaattaaaagtcaCTACTTAAACCAACAAGGTGCATCTTCCTTTTTGGTGGTTCAATCCTAAGAAGTTCATAGTTAAGCATGCTCTACTTGgagcaattttattttgggtgAGTTCCTGATAATTTTCttaggatgcatgtgagtgaagacaaagcATGCTGGAAAGActtgtgttggtttgtgggggtagtcttcactcttagaagcgaaGAGTGATTAACGTGATCATGTTGTAGGAGATGCAGGGAAATATTGAGTCCAGACATCAGGTGTCAAATCCTGATCTATACCTTGgcatgggtcgttacaaatggtatcaaatgGGTACTTCTTCTAGTAAAATGTGGTTTGTGGACGAACCAAGGCAGAAATTGGTGGACATGTGACACTCGAGTGAAGGAGGGGTCCACGAACAAACCGAGACCATATTCGAATGAGAGTGATATTGAGGATAGGATGGCTAAACCataggaattaaaaaaattgaaaatcatttcttaaacGAACAAGGTTACCCTTCCTTTTCGATGACTAGGAATTTCATAGTTAAACGTGCTTtacttggagcaattctatgttggttGATCTATTGAGAATTTTTCTAAGATgaatgtgagtgaggacaaaacatgctggaaGGAGTCGTGTTGTTTTgtggggatagttttcactcttagaagcgaggAGTAAGTAATGTGACCATGTCACAGGGAATGCAGGAGAATGCCTGAGCCATTAGGTGCCGAATCCTGGGCATAGGTCGTTACACAAACTAGTGGCTACAACATATTGGAGACATTAAAATccctatttctttttttttttttttgacaaccAAACCAAATGGCAAATGTTGTAAGTTCGATGTTGTCTCACCATTAACGTGTGGCACTAATTATATTCATATAAGCTAGTTGATTACCATTAGGGTTGAACTTGCTTCTGAATATATTGAAAAGGCCTTGGCATTTCAATTCGGTGCTTGAGATGTTACttcatttgacttttaaataAAGCATTTACAAACAATATCTAACATTTTGAATATGCTGTATTTCTGTTGACCAGAAAATTGACTCATAATTTTATCTCTTTGTTTATACAGCTCAAAGCTTC
Encoded proteins:
- the LOC111797653 gene encoding protein TIC 22, chloroplastic-like; this translates as METPKPYPQSNLLLSVSSFIHHHCTRFGAELSNRLEETKRFAGTFAKRWPAEANWRSFPTPAFASLAQHTNALAATLSSDQLAKSLIGTAVYTVSNSNNEFVLISDPNGVKSIGLLCFRKEDAETFLAQVRSRKKELRSNAKVVPINLDQVYMLKVEGIAFRFLPDPVQIKNALELKASDTQRSFDGVPVFQSDLLIVKKKNKRYCPIYFTKEDIEKELLKVSKASRGLGTSQHIMVGSLEDVLKKMELNEKNSAWEDLIFIPPGKSHSQHIKEVGKA